One window of the Corvus moneduloides isolate bCorMon1 chromosome 10, bCorMon1.pri, whole genome shotgun sequence genome contains the following:
- the ZIC4 gene encoding zinc finger protein ZIC 4 isoform X7, with amino-acid sequence MFGNAFPSSQGRGFYVELPCSYPGHHGHQHHHSEAGNPSLFTGLHEQPPHAAPGGHLNGQLRLGLPGEMYARSEHFTQVPASRTDHFAASSLHNYGGMNLNVNLAPHHGPGAFFRYMRQPIKQELICKWIELDQTPKKLCSKTFSTMHELVTHVTVEHVGGPEQSNHICFWEECPREGKPFKAKYKLVNHIRVHTGEKPFPCPFPGCGKVFARSENLKIHKRTHTGEKPFKCEFEGCDRRFANSSDRKKHSHVHTSDKPYNCKVRGCDKSYTHPSSLRKHMKVHCKSPPPSSGYESSTPSLVSPSSDSGREPPASCSHAEPSAPAQPAANLSE; translated from the exons ATGTTTGGCAATGCTTTTCCTTCAAGCCAAGGACGGGGATTTTACGTGGAACTGCCCT GTAGCTACCCCGGACACCATGGTCACCAGCACCACCACTCAGAAGCTGGGAATCCCTCTCTGTTCACTGGACTCCATGAGCAGCCTCCCCATGCAGCTCCAGGTGGCCATCTAAACGGACAGCTCAGACTGGGGTTACCTGGAGAAATGTACGCCAGGTCTGAACATTTCACTCAAGTACCAGCCTCCAGGACAGatcattttgctgcttcttcgCTTCATAACTACGGTGGTATGAATCTGAACGTGAACCTGGCTCCACACCACGGCCCGGGTGCCTTCTTTCGTTACATGAGGCAGCCCATCAAACAGGAACTCATCTGTAAGTGGATTGAGTTGGACCAGACTCCCAAAAAATTATGCTCGAAAACTTTCAGCACGATGCACGAGCTGGTGACTCATGTCACGGTGGAGCACGTTGGAGGACCCGAGCAGTCCAATCACATATGTTTCTGGGAAGAGTGTCCAAGAGAAGGGAAACCTTTCAAGGCCAAATATAAACTTGTAAATCACATCAGAGTCCACACAGGTGAAAAACCTTtcccctgccctttcccaggCTGTGGCAAAGTGTTTGCCAGATCAGAGAATCTCAAAATACACAAAAGAACTCATACAG GGGAGAAGCCGTTCAAATGTGAATTCGAGGGCTGTGACAGGCGCTTCGCCAACAGCAGCGACAGGAAGAAGCACTCGCATGTCCACACCAGCGACAAGCCCTACAACTGCAAAGTGAGAGGCTGCGACAAGTCCTAcacccaccccagctccctgagAAAACACATGAAAGTGCACTGCAAAtcccctcctcccagctccGGCTACGAGTCCTCCACGCCCTCCTTGGTGTCCCCCTCCTCGGACTCCGGCCGGGAGCCCCCCGCCTCCTGCTCCCACGCTGAGCCCTCCGCGCCCGCGCAGCCCGCCGCCAACCTGAGCGAATG A
- the ZIC4 gene encoding zinc finger protein ZIC 4 isoform X1, with protein MSVDALGIPVMDPAALSRRNTALRLVDLAGAPRHHHHPPQSMTGFPGFAGHPHTTAPTQPGEHAAESRLGPQQLRPEHMGHRHHPPPHPPPQHHPAALKISPAPHPHHQLHHHHHHHHHHHHHHHMAGQAEVVSSQTAAFGPAQSPAAPYPVSHPAQALAAGRDFFISRDLPSPLMPGLTEQHPAASSHHGLFVSTTGSYPGHHGHQHHHSEAGNPSLFTGLHEQPPHAAPGGHLNGQLRLGLPGEMYARSEHFTQVPASRTDHFAASSLHNYGGMNLNVNLAPHHGPGAFFRYMRQPIKQELICKWIELDQTPKKLCSKTFSTMHELVTHVTVEHVGGPEQSNHICFWEECPREGKPFKAKYKLVNHIRVHTGEKPFPCPFPGCGKVFARSENLKIHKRTHTGEKPFKCEFEGCDRRFANSSDRKKHSHVHTSDKPYNCKVRGCDKSYTHPSSLRKHMKVHCKSPPPSSGYESSTPSLVSPSSDSGREPPASCSHAEPSAPAQPAANLSEWYVCQGAGPRGPPGASPPPRLTAEPRPRC; from the exons ATGAGCGTGGATGCTCTGGGGATCCCAGTGATGgaccctgctgctctctccaggCGGAACACGGCGCTGAGATTAGTAGACTTGGCGGGGGCTCCTCGCCACCATCACCACCCCCCTCAGAGCATGACAGGCTTCCCGGGCTTCGCCGGGCACCCCCACACCACGGCGCCCACGCAGCCGGGGGAACACGCCGCCGAGTCCCGCCTCGGGCCGCAGCAGCTCCGGCCAGAACACATGGGGCACCGccaccatcctcctcctcatcctcctcctcagcatcACCCCGCGGCCCTTAAGATCAGCCCTGCCCCTCATCCCCACCACCAGctccaccatcaccaccaccatcatcatcatcatcatcatcatcatcatatgGCAGGCCAAGCCGAGGTGGTCTCTAGTCAAACGGCAGCGTTTGGCCCGGCGCAGTCACCAGCAGCCCCTTACCCCGTCTCTCacccagcccaggctctggcagcaggTAGGGACTTCTTCATAAGCAGAGACCTGCCGTCCCCGCTCATGCCAGGGCTGACCGAGCAGCACCCCGCTGCAAGTTCTCACCACGGACTGTTTGTCTCAACAACAGGTAGCTACCCCGGACACCATGGTCACCAGCACCACCACTCAGAAGCTGGGAATCCCTCTCTGTTCACTGGACTCCATGAGCAGCCTCCCCATGCAGCTCCAGGTGGCCATCTAAACGGACAGCTCAGACTGGGGTTACCTGGAGAAATGTACGCCAGGTCTGAACATTTCACTCAAGTACCAGCCTCCAGGACAGatcattttgctgcttcttcgCTTCATAACTACGGTGGTATGAATCTGAACGTGAACCTGGCTCCACACCACGGCCCGGGTGCCTTCTTTCGTTACATGAGGCAGCCCATCAAACAGGAACTCATCTGTAAGTGGATTGAGTTGGACCAGACTCCCAAAAAATTATGCTCGAAAACTTTCAGCACGATGCACGAGCTGGTGACTCATGTCACGGTGGAGCACGTTGGAGGACCCGAGCAGTCCAATCACATATGTTTCTGGGAAGAGTGTCCAAGAGAAGGGAAACCTTTCAAGGCCAAATATAAACTTGTAAATCACATCAGAGTCCACACAGGTGAAAAACCTTtcccctgccctttcccaggCTGTGGCAAAGTGTTTGCCAGATCAGAGAATCTCAAAATACACAAAAGAACTCATACAG GGGAGAAGCCGTTCAAATGTGAATTCGAGGGCTGTGACAGGCGCTTCGCCAACAGCAGCGACAGGAAGAAGCACTCGCATGTCCACACCAGCGACAAGCCCTACAACTGCAAAGTGAGAGGCTGCGACAAGTCCTAcacccaccccagctccctgagAAAACACATGAAAGTGCACTGCAAAtcccctcctcccagctccGGCTACGAGTCCTCCACGCCCTCCTTGGTGTCCCCCTCCTCGGACTCCGGCCGGGAGCCCCCCGCCTCCTGCTCCCACGCTGAGCCCTCCGCGCCCGCGCAGCCCGCCGCCAACCTGAGCGAATGGTACGTGTGTCAAGGCGCAgggccccgcggcccccccggcgcctccccgccgccgcgccTCACCGCCGAGCCGCGGCCCCGCTGCTAG
- the ZIC4 gene encoding zinc finger protein ZIC 4 isoform X3 — protein sequence MSVDALGIPVMDPAALSRRNTALRLVDLAGAPRHHHHPPQSMTGFPGFAGHPHTTAPTQPGEHAAESRLGPQQLRPEHMGHRHHPPPHPPPQHHPAALKISPAPHPHHQLHHHHHHHHHHHHHHHMAGQAEVVSSQTAAFGPAQSPAAPYPVSHPAQALAAGSYPGHHGHQHHHSEAGNPSLFTGLHEQPPHAAPGGHLNGQLRLGLPGEMYARSEHFTQVPASRTDHFAASSLHNYGGMNLNVNLAPHHGPGAFFRYMRQPIKQELICKWIELDQTPKKLCSKTFSTMHELVTHVTVEHVGGPEQSNHICFWEECPREGKPFKAKYKLVNHIRVHTGEKPFPCPFPGCGKVFARSENLKIHKRTHTGEKPFKCEFEGCDRRFANSSDRKKHSHVHTSDKPYNCKVRGCDKSYTHPSSLRKHMKVHCKSPPPSSGYESSTPSLVSPSSDSGREPPASCSHAEPSAPAQPAANLSE from the exons ATGAGCGTGGATGCTCTGGGGATCCCAGTGATGgaccctgctgctctctccaggCGGAACACGGCGCTGAGATTAGTAGACTTGGCGGGGGCTCCTCGCCACCATCACCACCCCCCTCAGAGCATGACAGGCTTCCCGGGCTTCGCCGGGCACCCCCACACCACGGCGCCCACGCAGCCGGGGGAACACGCCGCCGAGTCCCGCCTCGGGCCGCAGCAGCTCCGGCCAGAACACATGGGGCACCGccaccatcctcctcctcatcctcctcctcagcatcACCCCGCGGCCCTTAAGATCAGCCCTGCCCCTCATCCCCACCACCAGctccaccatcaccaccaccatcatcatcatcatcatcatcatcatcatatgGCAGGCCAAGCCGAGGTGGTCTCTAGTCAAACGGCAGCGTTTGGCCCGGCGCAGTCACCAGCAGCCCCTTACCCCGTCTCTCacccagcccaggctctggcagcag GTAGCTACCCCGGACACCATGGTCACCAGCACCACCACTCAGAAGCTGGGAATCCCTCTCTGTTCACTGGACTCCATGAGCAGCCTCCCCATGCAGCTCCAGGTGGCCATCTAAACGGACAGCTCAGACTGGGGTTACCTGGAGAAATGTACGCCAGGTCTGAACATTTCACTCAAGTACCAGCCTCCAGGACAGatcattttgctgcttcttcgCTTCATAACTACGGTGGTATGAATCTGAACGTGAACCTGGCTCCACACCACGGCCCGGGTGCCTTCTTTCGTTACATGAGGCAGCCCATCAAACAGGAACTCATCTGTAAGTGGATTGAGTTGGACCAGACTCCCAAAAAATTATGCTCGAAAACTTTCAGCACGATGCACGAGCTGGTGACTCATGTCACGGTGGAGCACGTTGGAGGACCCGAGCAGTCCAATCACATATGTTTCTGGGAAGAGTGTCCAAGAGAAGGGAAACCTTTCAAGGCCAAATATAAACTTGTAAATCACATCAGAGTCCACACAGGTGAAAAACCTTtcccctgccctttcccaggCTGTGGCAAAGTGTTTGCCAGATCAGAGAATCTCAAAATACACAAAAGAACTCATACAG GGGAGAAGCCGTTCAAATGTGAATTCGAGGGCTGTGACAGGCGCTTCGCCAACAGCAGCGACAGGAAGAAGCACTCGCATGTCCACACCAGCGACAAGCCCTACAACTGCAAAGTGAGAGGCTGCGACAAGTCCTAcacccaccccagctccctgagAAAACACATGAAAGTGCACTGCAAAtcccctcctcccagctccGGCTACGAGTCCTCCACGCCCTCCTTGGTGTCCCCCTCCTCGGACTCCGGCCGGGAGCCCCCCGCCTCCTGCTCCCACGCTGAGCCCTCCGCGCCCGCGCAGCCCGCCGCCAACCTGAGCGAATG A
- the ZIC4 gene encoding zinc finger protein ZIC 4 isoform X2, protein MSVDALGIPVMDPAALSRRNTALRLVDLAGAPRHHHHPPQSMTGFPGFAGHPHTTAPTQPGEHAAESRLGPQQLRPEHMGHRHHPPPHPPPQHHPAALKISPAPHPHHQLHHHHHHHHHHHHHHHMAGQAEVVSSQTAAFGPAQSPAAPYPVSHPAQALAAGRDFFISRDLPSPLMPGLTEQHPAASSHHGLFVSTTGSYPGHHGHQHHHSEAGNPSLFTGLHEQPPHAAPGGHLNGQLRLGLPGEMYARSEHFTQVPASRTDHFAASSLHNYGGMNLNVNLAPHHGPGAFFRYMRQPIKQELICKWIELDQTPKKLCSKTFSTMHELVTHVTVEHVGGPEQSNHICFWEECPREGKPFKAKYKLVNHIRVHTGEKPFPCPFPGCGKVFARSENLKIHKRTHTGEKPFKCEFEGCDRRFANSSDRKKHSHVHTSDKPYNCKVRGCDKSYTHPSSLRKHMKVHCKSPPPSSGYESSTPSLVSPSSDSGREPPASCSHAEPSAPAQPAANLSE, encoded by the exons ATGAGCGTGGATGCTCTGGGGATCCCAGTGATGgaccctgctgctctctccaggCGGAACACGGCGCTGAGATTAGTAGACTTGGCGGGGGCTCCTCGCCACCATCACCACCCCCCTCAGAGCATGACAGGCTTCCCGGGCTTCGCCGGGCACCCCCACACCACGGCGCCCACGCAGCCGGGGGAACACGCCGCCGAGTCCCGCCTCGGGCCGCAGCAGCTCCGGCCAGAACACATGGGGCACCGccaccatcctcctcctcatcctcctcctcagcatcACCCCGCGGCCCTTAAGATCAGCCCTGCCCCTCATCCCCACCACCAGctccaccatcaccaccaccatcatcatcatcatcatcatcatcatcatatgGCAGGCCAAGCCGAGGTGGTCTCTAGTCAAACGGCAGCGTTTGGCCCGGCGCAGTCACCAGCAGCCCCTTACCCCGTCTCTCacccagcccaggctctggcagcaggTAGGGACTTCTTCATAAGCAGAGACCTGCCGTCCCCGCTCATGCCAGGGCTGACCGAGCAGCACCCCGCTGCAAGTTCTCACCACGGACTGTTTGTCTCAACAACAGGTAGCTACCCCGGACACCATGGTCACCAGCACCACCACTCAGAAGCTGGGAATCCCTCTCTGTTCACTGGACTCCATGAGCAGCCTCCCCATGCAGCTCCAGGTGGCCATCTAAACGGACAGCTCAGACTGGGGTTACCTGGAGAAATGTACGCCAGGTCTGAACATTTCACTCAAGTACCAGCCTCCAGGACAGatcattttgctgcttcttcgCTTCATAACTACGGTGGTATGAATCTGAACGTGAACCTGGCTCCACACCACGGCCCGGGTGCCTTCTTTCGTTACATGAGGCAGCCCATCAAACAGGAACTCATCTGTAAGTGGATTGAGTTGGACCAGACTCCCAAAAAATTATGCTCGAAAACTTTCAGCACGATGCACGAGCTGGTGACTCATGTCACGGTGGAGCACGTTGGAGGACCCGAGCAGTCCAATCACATATGTTTCTGGGAAGAGTGTCCAAGAGAAGGGAAACCTTTCAAGGCCAAATATAAACTTGTAAATCACATCAGAGTCCACACAGGTGAAAAACCTTtcccctgccctttcccaggCTGTGGCAAAGTGTTTGCCAGATCAGAGAATCTCAAAATACACAAAAGAACTCATACAG GGGAGAAGCCGTTCAAATGTGAATTCGAGGGCTGTGACAGGCGCTTCGCCAACAGCAGCGACAGGAAGAAGCACTCGCATGTCCACACCAGCGACAAGCCCTACAACTGCAAAGTGAGAGGCTGCGACAAGTCCTAcacccaccccagctccctgagAAAACACATGAAAGTGCACTGCAAAtcccctcctcccagctccGGCTACGAGTCCTCCACGCCCTCCTTGGTGTCCCCCTCCTCGGACTCCGGCCGGGAGCCCCCCGCCTCCTGCTCCCACGCTGAGCCCTCCGCGCCCGCGCAGCCCGCCGCCAACCTGAGCGAATG A